From a region of the Falco peregrinus isolate bFalPer1 chromosome 5, bFalPer1.pri, whole genome shotgun sequence genome:
- the AMELX gene encoding amelogenin, X isoform, with translation MTLHNYPAAWREHGFEDLGHPGMPSKPGEDHDGKIYQFYEPDSDDVTERTTELYNPPSPPTVSSPRDPGKLYTIGAVAAVVSLQVTIVLGYVVVWWRRKKKAPVAGASRVQQETGGSCLCPNSQSCSPSTPSSWTQREQTPLPTGKSVHPPSSWPWHPSPVTLQQRNQTSTIQAVTEQQPPLHPSEPIPGHTTAAETLQHLTAPGPTAAAPAPSVPITNPPAAVEPGQHPPAAVTLAPSKPFQTLEPPAAPKPSETPKTTMLPRPSLPPPCRG, from the exons ATGACTCTCCACAATTATCCAGCTGCCTGGCGGGAACATGGTTTTGAGGACTTGGGGCATCCTGGAA TGCCGTCAAAGCCTGGAGAAGACCACGATGGAAAGATATATCAATTTTATGAACCAGACTCAG ATGATGTCACCGAGAGAACCACAGAGCTTTACAATCCCCCGAGCCCCCCAACTGTTTCCAGTCCCAGAGATCCTGGAAAGTTGTACACTATAGGTGCAGTAGCGGCTGTTGTTTCTCTGCAAGTTACAATTGTGTTGGGCTATGTCGTGGTCTGGTGGCGAAGGAAGAAGAAAGC GCCCGTCGCTGGAGCTTCTAGAGTCCAGCAGGAAACCGGTGGCTCCTGCTTGTGCCCAAACAGCCaaagctgcagccccagcactccTTCGAGCTGGACCCAACGCGAGCAGACACCACTGCCAACTGGAAAAAGTGTGCACCCACCTTCTTCATGGCCCTGGCACCCATCCCCGGTCACCTTGCAGCAGAGGAACCAGACCAGCACTATCCAGGCCGTGACTGAACAGCAACCACCCCTGCACCCCTCTGAGCCCATCCCTGGCCACactacagcagcagaaacactcCAGCATCTGACAGCCCCAGGACcaactgcagcagctccagcaccctCTGTGCCCATTAccaacccccctgcagcagTGGAACCAGGACAGCATCCACCAGCTGCAGTGACCCTTGCACCCTCCAAGCCCTTCCAGACCCTCGAGCCCCCTGCCGCTCCCAAGCCCTCTGAGACCCCCAAGACCACCATGCTTCCAAGGCCATCTCTCCCACCACCCTGCAGGGGTTAG
- the LOC129784562 gene encoding uncharacterized protein LOC129784562 isoform X1, producing the protein MCNSLAEPPKGYTIPNSWPVPDLEPESHPTVPSKPGEDHQSKINRAYEPGSDDVTERTTELYNPPSPPAVSGPRDPGKLSTMGAVAAVVSLQVAIVLGCVVVWWRRKKKAPVAGASADQLENGSCPSRPDSWTQQEPLPPGRAENQAPPRPPCHLSPSPASLQQSRQSSAVQPMTDEHFPLRLPTPFLAPRQQRKQPRTLQHPTKKQRPPRPPSPHPVALERRRQSSSLQPQDQPQSPSHPPSRLPSTLQQQD; encoded by the exons ATGTGCAATTCTCTTGCAGAGCCTCCCAAGGGTTACACCATCCCGAATTCGTGGCCTGTTCCTGACCTCGAGCCTGAGAGCCATCCCACGG TGCCGTCAAAGCCTGGAGAAGACCACCAGAGCAAGATAAATCGGGCTTATGAACCGGGCTCAG ATGATGTCACCGAGAGAACCACAGAGCTTTACAATCCCCCGAGCCCCCCAGCTGTTTCCGGTCCCAGAGACCCTGGAAAGCTCTCTACTATGGGTGCAGTAGCGGCTGTTGTTTCTCTGCAAGTTGCCATTGTGTTGGGCTGTGTCGTGGTCTGGTGGCGAAGGAAGAAGAAAGC gccCGTCGCTGGAGCTTCAGCTGACCAGCTGGAAAACGGCAGCTGCCCCTCACGCCCGGACAGCTGGACACAACAGGAGCCTCTCCCACCTGGAAGAGCAGAGAACCAGGCCCCCCCACGGCCCCCATGCCATCTGAGCCCATCCCcggccagcctgcagcagagcagacagaGCAGCGCTGTTCAGCCCATGACGGACGAGCACTTCCCCCTGCGCCTCCCAACCCCATTTCTGGcccccaggcagcagaggaaacagCCCAGGACTCTCCAGCACCCGACCAAAAAGCAACGGCCCCCACGCCCACCAAGCCCTCACCCAGTTGCCCTGGAGCGCAGGAGACAGTCCAGCAGCCTTCAGCCCCAGGACCAACCGCAGTCGCCCTCACACCCCCCGAGCAGATTACCGtccaccctgcagcagcaagacTAG
- the LOC129784562 gene encoding uncharacterized protein LOC129784562 isoform X2, which yields MTLHNYPAAWREHGFEDLGHPGMPSKPGEDHQSKINRAYEPGSDDVTERTTELYNPPSPPAVSGPRDPGKLSTMGAVAAVVSLQVAIVLGCVVVWWRRKKKAPVAGASADQLENGSCPSRPDSWTQQEPLPPGRAENQAPPRPPCHLSPSPASLQQSRQSSAVQPMTDEHFPLRLPTPFLAPRQQRKQPRTLQHPTKKQRPPRPPSPHPVALERRRQSSSLQPQDQPQSPSHPPSRLPSTLQQQD from the exons ATGACTCTCCACAATTATCCAGCTGCCTGGCGGGAACATGGTTTTGAGGACTTGGGGCATCCTGGAA TGCCGTCAAAGCCTGGAGAAGACCACCAGAGCAAGATAAATCGGGCTTATGAACCGGGCTCAG ATGATGTCACCGAGAGAACCACAGAGCTTTACAATCCCCCGAGCCCCCCAGCTGTTTCCGGTCCCAGAGACCCTGGAAAGCTCTCTACTATGGGTGCAGTAGCGGCTGTTGTTTCTCTGCAAGTTGCCATTGTGTTGGGCTGTGTCGTGGTCTGGTGGCGAAGGAAGAAGAAAGC gccCGTCGCTGGAGCTTCAGCTGACCAGCTGGAAAACGGCAGCTGCCCCTCACGCCCGGACAGCTGGACACAACAGGAGCCTCTCCCACCTGGAAGAGCAGAGAACCAGGCCCCCCCACGGCCCCCATGCCATCTGAGCCCATCCCcggccagcctgcagcagagcagacagaGCAGCGCTGTTCAGCCCATGACGGACGAGCACTTCCCCCTGCGCCTCCCAACCCCATTTCTGGcccccaggcagcagaggaaacagCCCAGGACTCTCCAGCACCCGACCAAAAAGCAACGGCCCCCACGCCCACCAAGCCCTCACCCAGTTGCCCTGGAGCGCAGGAGACAGTCCAGCAGCCTTCAGCCCCAGGACCAACCGCAGTCGCCCTCACACCCCCCGAGCAGATTACCGtccaccctgcagcagcaagacTAG
- the LOC129784560 gene encoding uncharacterized protein LOC129784560 isoform X2 yields MMTTSFHTVTIQTRTVPSSTPPGEMTLHNYPAAWQEHGFEDLGHPGMPSKPGEDHQSKINRAYEPGSDNVIERTTELYNPLSPPAVSGPRDPGKLYTIGAVAAVVFLQVTIVLGYVVVWWRRKKKAPVAGASADQLENGSCPSRPDSQCSCPSRPGSQCSCPSRPDSQCSCPSRPDSQCSCPWCSDSQCSCPSCPDSPISWPSYLDSQSSYPSRPDSQSSCPSCPDSQSSCPSRPDSWTQQEPLPPGRAENQASPRPPCHLSPSPASLQQSRQSSAVQPMTDEHFPLRLPSPFLAPRQQRKQPRTLQHPTKKQRPPRPPSPHPVALERRRQSSSLQPQDQPQSPSHPPSRLPSTLQQQD; encoded by the exons GTGAGATGACTCTCCACAATTAtccagctgcctggcaggaacATGGTTTTGAGGACTTGGGGCATCCTGGAA TGCCGTCAAAGCCTGGAGAAGACCACCAGAGCAAGATAAATCGGGCTTATGAACCGGGCTCAG ATAATGTCATCGAGAGAACCACAGAGCTTTACAAtcccctgagccccccagctGTTTCCGGTCCCAGAGATCCTGGAAAGTTGTACACTATAGGTGCAGTAGCGGCTGTTGTTTTTCTGCAAGTTACAATTGTGTTGGGCTATGTCGTGGTCTGGTGGCGAAGGAAGAAGAAAGC gccCGTCGCTGGAGCTTCAGCTGACCAGCTGGAAAACGGCAGCTGCCCCTCACGCCCGGACAGCCAGTGCAGCTGCCCCTCGCGCCCGGGCAGCCAGTGCAGCTGCCCCTCGCGCCCGGACAGCCAGTGCAGCTGCCCCTCGCGCCCGGACAGCCAGTGCAGCTGCCCATGGTGCTCAGACAGCCAGTGCAGCTGCCCCTCGTGCCCCGACAGCCCGATCAGCTGGCCCTCGTACCTGGACAGCCAGAGCAGCTACCCCTCACGCCCagacagccagagcagctgccccTCGTGCCCggacagccagagcagctgccccTCACGCCCGGACAGCTGGACACAACAGGAGCCTCTCCCACCTGGAAGAGCAGAGAACCAGGCCTCCCCACGGCCCCCATGCCATCTGAGCCCATCCCcggccagcctgcagcagagcagacagaGCAGCGCTGTTCAGCCCATGACGGACGAGCACTTCCCCCTGCGCCTCCCAAGCCCATTTCTGGcccccaggcagcagaggaaacagCCCAGGACTCTCCAGCACCCGACCAAAAAGCAACGGCCCCCACGCCCACCAAGCCCTCACCCAGTTGCCCTGGAGCGCAGGAGACAgtccagcagcctccagccccaggACCAACCGCAGTCGCCCTCACACCCCCCGAGCAGATTACCGtccaccctgcagcagcaagacTAG
- the LOC129784560 gene encoding uncharacterized protein LOC129784560 isoform X1 has product MWLKGAMALIQHCLLLLLLLEALRARAAWAAPWQEQEAGEMTLHNYPAAWQEHGFEDLGHPGMPSKPGEDHQSKINRAYEPGSDNVIERTTELYNPLSPPAVSGPRDPGKLYTIGAVAAVVFLQVTIVLGYVVVWWRRKKKAPVAGASADQLENGSCPSRPDSQCSCPSRPGSQCSCPSRPDSQCSCPSRPDSQCSCPWCSDSQCSCPSCPDSPISWPSYLDSQSSYPSRPDSQSSCPSCPDSQSSCPSRPDSWTQQEPLPPGRAENQASPRPPCHLSPSPASLQQSRQSSAVQPMTDEHFPLRLPSPFLAPRQQRKQPRTLQHPTKKQRPPRPPSPHPVALERRRQSSSLQPQDQPQSPSHPPSRLPSTLQQQD; this is encoded by the exons ATGTGGCTGAAGGGAGCCATGGCCCTCATTCAgcactgcctcctcctcctcctcctcctggagGCCCTAcgtgccagggctgcctgggctgcaccTTGGCAAGAGCAGGAAGCAG GTGAGATGACTCTCCACAATTAtccagctgcctggcaggaacATGGTTTTGAGGACTTGGGGCATCCTGGAA TGCCGTCAAAGCCTGGAGAAGACCACCAGAGCAAGATAAATCGGGCTTATGAACCGGGCTCAG ATAATGTCATCGAGAGAACCACAGAGCTTTACAAtcccctgagccccccagctGTTTCCGGTCCCAGAGATCCTGGAAAGTTGTACACTATAGGTGCAGTAGCGGCTGTTGTTTTTCTGCAAGTTACAATTGTGTTGGGCTATGTCGTGGTCTGGTGGCGAAGGAAGAAGAAAGC gccCGTCGCTGGAGCTTCAGCTGACCAGCTGGAAAACGGCAGCTGCCCCTCACGCCCGGACAGCCAGTGCAGCTGCCCCTCGCGCCCGGGCAGCCAGTGCAGCTGCCCCTCGCGCCCGGACAGCCAGTGCAGCTGCCCCTCGCGCCCGGACAGCCAGTGCAGCTGCCCATGGTGCTCAGACAGCCAGTGCAGCTGCCCCTCGTGCCCCGACAGCCCGATCAGCTGGCCCTCGTACCTGGACAGCCAGAGCAGCTACCCCTCACGCCCagacagccagagcagctgccccTCGTGCCCggacagccagagcagctgccccTCACGCCCGGACAGCTGGACACAACAGGAGCCTCTCCCACCTGGAAGAGCAGAGAACCAGGCCTCCCCACGGCCCCCATGCCATCTGAGCCCATCCCcggccagcctgcagcagagcagacagaGCAGCGCTGTTCAGCCCATGACGGACGAGCACTTCCCCCTGCGCCTCCCAAGCCCATTTCTGGcccccaggcagcagaggaaacagCCCAGGACTCTCCAGCACCCGACCAAAAAGCAACGGCCCCCACGCCCACCAAGCCCTCACCCAGTTGCCCTGGAGCGCAGGAGACAgtccagcagcctccagccccaggACCAACCGCAGTCGCCCTCACACCCCCCGAGCAGATTACCGtccaccctgcagcagcaagacTAG